One window of the Drosophila gunungcola strain Sukarami chromosome 3L unlocalized genomic scaffold, Dgunungcola_SK_2 000009F, whole genome shotgun sequence genome contains the following:
- the LOC128259909 gene encoding venom dipeptidyl peptidase 4 isoform X3, which translates to MSGNDLSVTETAQSDQNLMHTKEKKRRVRIILSVLTAVIAVALLATALVFILRTDEEDGSDDSNNSNNAIDLEDVLSGQLYAKRFNGSWSNGNSLIYKDNASIMEFDAKTGVRSVLLENSAHYVLYEKSADGLFLLLAKNYRKNFRYSFLAEYDLYDLNTKTFTALTIQNVQQYLSMVQWAPVGNALVINFNRNLYYKQSALETEIAITSDEQEGVLNGIPDWVYEEEVFSSNVATWFNPSGDQLAFIKFDDSSTIPIRFPYYGDAGDLRYQYPLHQSIAYPKAGSSNPRVELVMVDLNRAVSGKDFLTVMPVPPALNTETDYIVTVVSWVDDTHVLSIWMNRIQNAAYVVTFDGLSRSVIYSAESKTGWVDLYTAPFRNRNGSRLAFVLPHNNYKHVQLLSSKVASAEPQTLEPLTEGKYVVDSILHWDGANDIIFYTANTEDHPEQLHLYAIRALAKQNPKCLTCNLITSGDVPQTYFSATFNDNNHIVITSLGPGIPTTHIYEWKFENSQVVISNVIDWETNESLRAKLKGVALPSHKILTVNIDGGFQAKVLLQLPPNLDTSGATKYPMLVDVYGGPDSYSVTNKWMVDWGTYLTSNQSVIYAKIDGRGSGLRGESLLHAIYLKLGTVEISDQINVTATLSKMYNYIDADHVGIWGWSYGGYAAAMALANDNSQVFKCAASIAPVTDWAYYDSIYTERYMGLPNTNEVGYANSRLSTMAVKLRGKKYLLVHGTLDDNVHYQQAMILAKNLERQDILFKQISYADEDHGLANVRPHLYHSLDRFFGDCFASSRLMKSAK; encoded by the exons AATCTAATGCACACCAAGGAGAAGAAGCGTCGGGTGCGGATCATCCTCAGCGTTCTGACAGCGGTCATAGCGGTAGCTCTTTTGGCCACTGCCCTGGTATTCATTCTCCGGACGGACGAAGAGGATGGCTCAGACGACTCCAATAACTCCAATAATGCCATCGATCTGGAGGACGTGCTGAGCGGGCAACTTTATGCCAAGCGCTTTAACGGAAGCTGGAGCAATGGCAACAGTCTGATATACAAGGATAACGCG TCTATTATGGAATTCGATGCCAAGACGGGAGTACGATCCGTACTGCTCGAAAACTCCGCGCACTATGTGCTGTATGAAAAGTCCGCCGATGGACTGTTTCTGCTGCTGGCGAAGAACTACAGAAAGAACTTCCGGTACAGCTTCCTCGCGGAGTACGATCTGTACGACCTGAACACGAAAACGTTTACTGCGCTGACCATCCAGAATGTGCAGCAGTATCTGAGCATGGTCCAATGGGCGCCGGTGGGCAATGCCCTGGTGATCAACTTCAATCGGAATCTGTACTATAAGCAGAGTGCCCTGGAGACGGAGATCGCGATCACCAGCGACGAGCAGGAGGGCGTACTCAATGGCATTCCCGATTGGGTGTACGAGGAGGAGGTGTTCAGCTCGAATGTGGCCACGTGGTTCAACCCGTCGGGCGACCAGTTGGCATTCATCAAATTCGATGACTCTTCCACGATTCCGATCAGATTCCCCTACTACGGCGATGCCGGAGATCTCCGATACCAGTATCCGTTGCACCAGTCGATCGCCTATCCCAAGGCCGGATCCTCAAATCCGCGGGTGGAACTGGTGATGGTCGATCTGAACAGGGCCGTTTCTGGAAAGGATTTCCTGACCGTGATGCCGGTGCCGCCTGCCCTTAATACTGAGACCGACTACATTGTTACCGTGGTCAGTTGGGTGGACGACACCCATGTGCTATCCATCTGGATGAACCGCATTCAGAATGCCGCGTACGTTGTGACATTCGACGGGCTCAGCAGAAGTGTG ATCTACAGTGCGGAATCCAAGACCGGCTGGGTGGACCTCTATACCGCTCCCTTCCGGAACCGCAACGGATCCCGTCTGGCCTTCGTCCTGCCGCACAACAACTACAAGCACGTCCAGCTCCTCAGCTCCAAGGTGGCCAGTGCCGAGCCACAAACTCTGGAGCCCCTGACCGAGGGCAAGTACGTGGTGGACAGCATCCTGCACTGGGACGGAGCCAACGACATTATCTTCTACACCGCCAACACCGAGGATCATCCCGAGCAGCTGCATCTGTACGCCATTCGAGCCCTGGCCAAACAGAACCCCAAGTGCCTCACTTGCAACCTGATCACGTCCGGGGATGTGCCGCAGACCTACTTCTCGGCCACCTTCAACGACAATAACCATATTGTGATCACCTCGCTGGGACCCGGAATTCCCACCACACACATTTACGAGTGGAAATTCGAAAACT cccAAGTTGTCATCTCGAATGTCATCGACTGGGAAACCAATGAAAGCCTGCGTGCCAAATTGAAGGGCGTGGCCCTGCCCTCGCACAAGATCCTGACAGTGAACATTGACGGTGGCTTCCAGGCAAAGGTTCTGCTCCAGCTGCCCCCAAATTTGGACACTAGTGGCGCAACCAAGTATCCCATGCTAGTGGATGTCTACGGTGGACCAGATTCCTATTCT GTTACAAACAAGTGGATGGTGGACTGGGGCACCTATCTGACCTCAAATCAGTCTGTGATCTATGCCAAGATCGATGGTCGAGGCTCTGGACTTCGTGGCGAGAGTCTCCTCCATGCCATCTACCTAAAGTTGGGCACCGTGGAGATCAGTGATCAGATTAACGTTACCGC AACCCTCTCGAAGATGTACAACTACATTGATGCTGATCACGTTGGCATTTGGGGCTGGTCATATGGTGGCTACGCTGCAGCCATGGCTCTGGCCAATGATAACAGCCAAGTCTTCAAGTGTGCAGCCTCGATAGCTCCAGTCACGGATTGGGCCTACTATG attcCATTTACACAGAGCGCTACATGGGTCTGCCCAACACGAATGAGGTGGGCTATGCCAATTCCAGACTGAGTACGATGGCCGTGAAGCTGCGGGGCAAGAAGTATTTGCTGGTTCATGGCACACTGGATGATAATGTGCACTACCAACAGGCCATGATCTTGGCCAAAAATCTGGAGAGACAGGACATTCTCTTCAAGCAGATT AGCTACGCTGACGAGGATCATGGTCTGGCCAACGTGCGACCACATCTGTACCATTCGTTGGATCGCTTCTTTGGCGATTGCTTTGCCAGCAGTCGCCTGATGAAAAGTGCCAAATAA
- the LOC128259909 gene encoding venom dipeptidyl peptidase 4 isoform X4, translating to MHTKEKKRRVRIILSVLTAVIAVALLATALVFILRTDEEDGSDDSNNSNNAIDLEDVLSGQLYAKRFNGSWSNGNSLIYKDNASIMEFDAKTGVRSVLLENSAHYVLYEKSADGLFLLLAKNYRKNFRYSFLAEYDLYDLNTKTFTALTIQNVQQYLSMVQWAPVGNALVINFNRNLYYKQSALETEIAITSDEQEGVLNGIPDWVYEEEVFSSNVATWFNPSGDQLAFIKFDDSSTIPIRFPYYGDAGDLRYQYPLHQSIAYPKAGSSNPRVELVMVDLNRAVSGKDFLTVMPVPPALNTETDYIVTVVSWVDDTHVLSIWMNRIQNAAYVVTFDGLSRSVIYSAESKTGWVDLYTAPFRNRNGSRLAFVLPHNNYKHVQLLSSKVASAEPQTLEPLTEGKYVVDSILHWDGANDIIFYTANTEDHPEQLHLYAIRALAKQNPKCLTCNLITSGDVPQTYFSATFNDNNHIVITSLGPGIPTTHIYEWKFENSQVVISNVIDWETNESLRAKLKGVALPSHKILTVNIDGGFQAKVLLQLPPNLDTSGATKYPMLVDVYGGPDSYSVTNKWMVDWGTYLTSNQSVIYAKIDGRGSGLRGESLLHAIYLKLGTVEISDQINVTATLSKMYNYIDADHVGIWGWSYGGYAAAMALANDNSQVFKCAASIAPVTDWAYYDSIYTERYMGLPNTNEVGYANSRLSTMAVKLRGKKYLLVHGTLDDNVHYQQAMILAKNLERQDILFKQISYADEDHGLANVRPHLYHSLDRFFGDCFASSRLMKSAK from the exons ATGCACACCAAGGAGAAGAAGCGTCGGGTGCGGATCATCCTCAGCGTTCTGACAGCGGTCATAGCGGTAGCTCTTTTGGCCACTGCCCTGGTATTCATTCTCCGGACGGACGAAGAGGATGGCTCAGACGACTCCAATAACTCCAATAATGCCATCGATCTGGAGGACGTGCTGAGCGGGCAACTTTATGCCAAGCGCTTTAACGGAAGCTGGAGCAATGGCAACAGTCTGATATACAAGGATAACGCG TCTATTATGGAATTCGATGCCAAGACGGGAGTACGATCCGTACTGCTCGAAAACTCCGCGCACTATGTGCTGTATGAAAAGTCCGCCGATGGACTGTTTCTGCTGCTGGCGAAGAACTACAGAAAGAACTTCCGGTACAGCTTCCTCGCGGAGTACGATCTGTACGACCTGAACACGAAAACGTTTACTGCGCTGACCATCCAGAATGTGCAGCAGTATCTGAGCATGGTCCAATGGGCGCCGGTGGGCAATGCCCTGGTGATCAACTTCAATCGGAATCTGTACTATAAGCAGAGTGCCCTGGAGACGGAGATCGCGATCACCAGCGACGAGCAGGAGGGCGTACTCAATGGCATTCCCGATTGGGTGTACGAGGAGGAGGTGTTCAGCTCGAATGTGGCCACGTGGTTCAACCCGTCGGGCGACCAGTTGGCATTCATCAAATTCGATGACTCTTCCACGATTCCGATCAGATTCCCCTACTACGGCGATGCCGGAGATCTCCGATACCAGTATCCGTTGCACCAGTCGATCGCCTATCCCAAGGCCGGATCCTCAAATCCGCGGGTGGAACTGGTGATGGTCGATCTGAACAGGGCCGTTTCTGGAAAGGATTTCCTGACCGTGATGCCGGTGCCGCCTGCCCTTAATACTGAGACCGACTACATTGTTACCGTGGTCAGTTGGGTGGACGACACCCATGTGCTATCCATCTGGATGAACCGCATTCAGAATGCCGCGTACGTTGTGACATTCGACGGGCTCAGCAGAAGTGTG ATCTACAGTGCGGAATCCAAGACCGGCTGGGTGGACCTCTATACCGCTCCCTTCCGGAACCGCAACGGATCCCGTCTGGCCTTCGTCCTGCCGCACAACAACTACAAGCACGTCCAGCTCCTCAGCTCCAAGGTGGCCAGTGCCGAGCCACAAACTCTGGAGCCCCTGACCGAGGGCAAGTACGTGGTGGACAGCATCCTGCACTGGGACGGAGCCAACGACATTATCTTCTACACCGCCAACACCGAGGATCATCCCGAGCAGCTGCATCTGTACGCCATTCGAGCCCTGGCCAAACAGAACCCCAAGTGCCTCACTTGCAACCTGATCACGTCCGGGGATGTGCCGCAGACCTACTTCTCGGCCACCTTCAACGACAATAACCATATTGTGATCACCTCGCTGGGACCCGGAATTCCCACCACACACATTTACGAGTGGAAATTCGAAAACT cccAAGTTGTCATCTCGAATGTCATCGACTGGGAAACCAATGAAAGCCTGCGTGCCAAATTGAAGGGCGTGGCCCTGCCCTCGCACAAGATCCTGACAGTGAACATTGACGGTGGCTTCCAGGCAAAGGTTCTGCTCCAGCTGCCCCCAAATTTGGACACTAGTGGCGCAACCAAGTATCCCATGCTAGTGGATGTCTACGGTGGACCAGATTCCTATTCT GTTACAAACAAGTGGATGGTGGACTGGGGCACCTATCTGACCTCAAATCAGTCTGTGATCTATGCCAAGATCGATGGTCGAGGCTCTGGACTTCGTGGCGAGAGTCTCCTCCATGCCATCTACCTAAAGTTGGGCACCGTGGAGATCAGTGATCAGATTAACGTTACCGC AACCCTCTCGAAGATGTACAACTACATTGATGCTGATCACGTTGGCATTTGGGGCTGGTCATATGGTGGCTACGCTGCAGCCATGGCTCTGGCCAATGATAACAGCCAAGTCTTCAAGTGTGCAGCCTCGATAGCTCCAGTCACGGATTGGGCCTACTATG attcCATTTACACAGAGCGCTACATGGGTCTGCCCAACACGAATGAGGTGGGCTATGCCAATTCCAGACTGAGTACGATGGCCGTGAAGCTGCGGGGCAAGAAGTATTTGCTGGTTCATGGCACACTGGATGATAATGTGCACTACCAACAGGCCATGATCTTGGCCAAAAATCTGGAGAGACAGGACATTCTCTTCAAGCAGATT AGCTACGCTGACGAGGATCATGGTCTGGCCAACGTGCGACCACATCTGTACCATTCGTTGGATCGCTTCTTTGGCGATTGCTTTGCCAGCAGTCGCCTGATGAAAAGTGCCAAATAA
- the LOC128259919 gene encoding probable nuclear hormone receptor HR38: MSSGPGGGGGGSGQQQQRQQQHNTSSTSNICSSNIAGTTAATVSSSSNSRSNTPATSTSSAGTGTAATSTLQRRILRGHAAQTTSGERVLLINYVPQSGAGSGATATASAQSTSQLPTRKILQARASAAAASASASGGGGEGAASSSSPPSTPAVSFAGLGSEVTVTLTRTNQRASVTSVTAAGHIVRNQQATTYHQSTNTVTTASTSSGTSAIHEHMATSTSPPPLVFTHHPHHHHSQQQQQQNEYHQDHQLVDHHQLDQEHIIIDHHQSTEDDQLIEYDDGGTIEEQHHQLQLQEELHHPQQQQQQQQHHDVVHEVYLQ, from the coding sequence ATGTCCAGCGGccctggaggaggaggaggcgggagcgggcagcagcagcaacgacaacaacaacataacACTAGCAGCACGAGCAAcatctgcagcagcaacatcgctGGCACGACAGCAGCCACagtgagcagcagcagcaacagcaggagcaacacgccagcaacatcaacatcatcgGCTGGCACTggaacggcagcaacatcaacactCCAGCGTCGCATTCTGCGCGGCCATGCGGCGCAGACAACCAGCGGTGAGCGTGTCCTGCTCATCAACTACGTGCCACAATCGGGAGCGGGATCGGGAGCAACAGCAACCGCATCCGCTCAAAGCACGTCTCAATTGCCCACCCGTAAGATTCTCCAGGCCAGAGCctcggcagcagcagcatcagcatcagcctCTGGAGGCGGAGGAGAGGGAGCAGCATCCTCCTCCTCTCCGCCATCCACGCCAGCTGTCTCGTTTGCCGGACTGGGCTCCGAGGTGACTGTCACATTGACGCGCACCAATCAGCGCGCCAGCGTGACCAGTGTCACAGCCGCCGGTCATATTGTTAGAAATCAACAGGCCACCACCTATCACCAGAGCACGAACACAGTCACCACAGCATCGACTTCGAGCGGCACGTCGGCGATTCATGAGCACATGGCCACGTCAACGTCGCCGCCGCCACTGGTGTTCACCCATCATCCACATCATCACCAcagccaacagcagcagcagcaaaatgaGTATCATCAAGACCACCAGTTGGTGGATCACCATCAGCTGGATCAAGAGCACATAATCATAGATCACCACCAGTCGACGGAGGATGATCAGTTGATCGAATACGACGACGGCGGGACGATCGAGGAGCAGCATCatcaattgcaattgcaagaGGAACTTCATCacccacagcagcaacagcaacagcagcaacatcatgaCGTTGTCCATGAGGTGTATCTCCAGTAA